The proteins below come from a single Rhizobium sp. BT04 genomic window:
- a CDS encoding OmpP1/FadL family transporter: MASRRFSKGVTSLVLFSSLASPSFAGGLERGGYNIDQLFDTSPFSFQSGVTYVTPQRRLKDVRDTNTSVFTGGGNLNTRPNSADETANYTIPYIGFKAGFADTIDCLIDYSEPFGGHSNPGMNWAGANNNIETEIKTRNYGGTCSYRFDVGPGQLRFIGGAFYQEVEGFKERLVSTLPLLLGTGNGIGRLDLEDSGWGWRAGLAYEIPEYAMRASLVYNSRVKYDNLTGTVDLRQVPVVPTFGGQVTDVFGSAEAPDSLELKLQSGIAPDWLAFGSVKWTNWSVLQSVPFCPKSTKGLAACTSGGATELTSLDLLYRDGWTISGGVGHKFNDQWAGAVSLTWDRGTSQGYGTQTDSWTVGLGAAYTPTEHIEWRFAGAVGVLTSGSSGVVTQNGVTFGDDVSYSFGNDLVAALSTSLKVKF, from the coding sequence ATGGCATCGCGTAGGTTTTCCAAGGGCGTAACGTCGCTGGTTCTTTTTTCGTCGCTTGCATCGCCGTCCTTCGCCGGCGGTCTGGAGCGCGGCGGATACAATATCGATCAGCTGTTCGATACGTCGCCTTTCTCATTTCAGTCGGGCGTGACCTACGTCACGCCGCAGCGCAGGCTGAAGGACGTCCGTGACACGAATACCTCCGTCTTCACCGGGGGTGGCAATCTGAACACCCGTCCAAACAGCGCCGATGAGACGGCGAATTACACCATTCCCTATATCGGCTTCAAAGCCGGCTTCGCCGATACGATCGACTGCCTCATCGACTATTCCGAGCCCTTTGGCGGGCATTCCAATCCCGGTATGAACTGGGCGGGCGCCAACAACAATATCGAAACCGAGATCAAAACCCGCAACTATGGCGGCACTTGCTCCTATCGCTTCGACGTCGGCCCGGGACAGCTTCGCTTCATTGGCGGCGCCTTCTATCAGGAAGTCGAGGGCTTCAAGGAGCGGTTAGTTTCCACGCTTCCGCTTCTGCTCGGCACCGGCAACGGCATCGGCCGCCTCGATCTCGAAGATAGCGGCTGGGGCTGGCGCGCCGGTCTGGCTTACGAGATCCCGGAATATGCGATGCGCGCGAGTCTCGTTTATAACAGCCGCGTCAAGTACGATAACCTGACCGGCACCGTTGATCTCCGTCAGGTTCCAGTTGTGCCGACATTTGGAGGTCAAGTCACGGACGTCTTCGGCTCTGCCGAAGCGCCGGATTCGCTGGAGCTGAAGTTGCAAAGCGGTATCGCTCCGGATTGGCTCGCCTTCGGATCGGTCAAGTGGACGAACTGGAGTGTCCTCCAATCTGTGCCTTTCTGCCCGAAGTCGACGAAAGGCCTCGCTGCCTGTACTTCCGGCGGTGCGACGGAGTTGACCTCGCTCGACCTTCTTTATCGCGACGGCTGGACGATCAGCGGTGGTGTCGGCCACAAGTTCAACGATCAGTGGGCAGGCGCCGTCAGCCTGACATGGGACCGCGGCACCAGCCAGGGCTATGGCACGCAGACCGACAGCTGGACGGTGGGCCTCGGTGCCGCCTACACGCCGACCGAACATATCGAATGGCGCTTTGCCGGTGCCGTGGGCGTGTTGACGAGCGGTTCGTCCGGCGTTGTGACCCAGAATGGCGTCACGTTTGGAGATGATGTCTCCTATTCCTTTGGCAACGATCTAGTTGCTGCACTGTCGACGAGCCTAAAGGTCAAGTTCTAA
- the exoR gene encoding exopolysaccharide production regulator ExoR — protein MVTSEFKLFKFMLLGMSMAVALALSGPVLAFDIKAGVSKESGPFDLFKFGFKAYKNGQKEEAVEAYKYAAEKGHTGSRWALANMYADGDGVTQDDFEAFKIYSEIAQQGVEPGSEDTGFFVNALLSLANYYKHGISGSPVRIDLSQARQLYFQVASTFGVPEAQFQLAQMMLAGEGGNASPQQAKKWLNQARKSGHPGAMAVFGNILFDEGQTARGLALMTAALDRCKPKDCSWMEALQEQAFSVANEADRRTAVSLSHNIATGSDD, from the coding sequence ATGGTGACGTCCGAGTTCAAACTGTTCAAATTCATGCTGTTGGGCATGTCTATGGCCGTAGCGCTGGCGCTGTCCGGTCCGGTCCTCGCATTCGACATCAAGGCGGGCGTCAGCAAGGAATCCGGACCCTTCGATCTCTTCAAGTTCGGCTTCAAAGCCTATAAGAACGGACAGAAGGAAGAGGCCGTCGAAGCCTATAAATACGCCGCCGAAAAGGGGCACACCGGCTCGCGCTGGGCGCTCGCCAATATGTATGCCGACGGCGATGGCGTCACGCAGGATGATTTCGAAGCCTTCAAGATCTACAGCGAGATCGCCCAGCAGGGCGTCGAACCCGGCTCGGAAGATACCGGCTTCTTCGTCAACGCGCTGCTCTCGCTCGCCAATTATTACAAGCACGGCATTTCAGGCAGTCCGGTCCGGATCGACCTCAGCCAGGCACGCCAGCTTTATTTTCAGGTCGCCTCCACCTTTGGCGTTCCCGAGGCGCAGTTCCAGCTGGCGCAGATGATGCTGGCCGGCGAGGGCGGCAATGCCAGCCCGCAGCAGGCGAAGAAATGGCTGAACCAGGCCCGCAAGAGCGGTCATCCCGGCGCCATGGCGGTCTTCGGCAATATTCTTTTCGACGAAGGCCAGACAGCCCGTGGCCTGGCGCTGATGACGGCGGCACTCGACCGCTGCAAGCCGAAGGATTGCAGCTGGATGGAAGCGCTGCAGGAACAGGCCTTCTCAGTTGCCAACGAGGCCGACCGCCGCACGGCGGTATCCCTCTCGCACAACATCGCGACCGGCTCCGACGATTGA
- the xth gene encoding exodeoxyribonuclease III, which yields MKIATWNINGVKARIDNLTQWLKDSDPDIVCLQEIKTVDEGFPRLEIEALGYHVETHGQKGFNGVAILSKSSPFEVNRGLPGDPLDEQSRFLEAVFTLPDTRILRVCCLYLPNGNPVDTEKYPYKLAWMERLRTFAAERLAYEEMLVLAGDYNVIPEPHDCFDPKVWENDALFLPQTREAFRKLENLGLTDAVRATTDATQFYSFWDYQAGAWPKNNGIRIDHLLLSPEAADRMTSAAIEKHVRAWEKPSDHVPVIAYFDFAA from the coding sequence ATGAAGATCGCGACCTGGAACATCAACGGCGTCAAGGCGCGCATCGACAATCTCACGCAATGGCTCAAGGATTCCGATCCGGATATCGTCTGCCTGCAGGAGATCAAGACGGTCGACGAAGGCTTTCCCCGGCTGGAGATCGAGGCGCTCGGCTATCACGTCGAGACGCACGGCCAGAAGGGCTTCAATGGCGTGGCGATCCTCTCCAAGAGTTCACCTTTCGAAGTGAACCGCGGCTTGCCCGGCGATCCGCTCGACGAACAGTCGCGCTTCCTCGAAGCGGTGTTCACACTGCCCGACACGCGGATCCTGCGCGTCTGCTGCCTCTACCTGCCGAACGGCAATCCCGTCGACACGGAGAAGTATCCCTACAAGCTCGCCTGGATGGAGCGCCTGCGGACGTTTGCCGCCGAGCGGCTGGCCTATGAAGAGATGCTGGTCCTTGCCGGCGATTACAATGTCATTCCGGAACCGCACGACTGCTTCGACCCCAAGGTCTGGGAAAACGACGCGCTGTTTCTGCCGCAGACGCGGGAGGCGTTCCGCAAGCTCGAAAATCTCGGGCTGACGGATGCGGTGCGCGCGACGACGGATGCGACGCAGTTCTATTCCTTCTGGGATTATCAGGCCGGCGCCTGGCCGAAGAACAACGGCATCCGCATCGACCATCTGCTGCTGTCGCCGGAAGCTGCCGACCGGATGACGTCGGCTGCGATCGAAAAACACGTGCGGGCCTGGGAAAAGCCGTCCGACCACGTGCCTGTTATCGCCTATTTCGATTTCGCCGCTTGA
- the erpA gene encoding iron-sulfur cluster insertion protein ErpA has protein sequence MTDTSVTLSDAAAKRIAAIVGAEAGKSALRVSVEGGGCSGFSYKFDLADGAGDDDVVVEKNNAKVLIDSLSLVYMAGSEIDFVDNLLGQSFQIKNPNAVASCGCGTSFSI, from the coding sequence ATGACGGATACGAGTGTAACCCTTTCAGATGCCGCAGCAAAGCGTATCGCTGCGATCGTCGGCGCCGAAGCCGGCAAGAGCGCCCTGCGCGTTTCCGTCGAAGGCGGCGGCTGTTCGGGCTTTTCCTACAAGTTCGATCTTGCCGACGGCGCTGGTGACGACGACGTCGTCGTCGAAAAGAACAATGCCAAAGTGCTGATCGACAGCCTGTCGCTCGTCTACATGGCCGGCTCGGAGATCGACTTCGTCGACAATCTGCTGGGTCAATCCTTCCAGATCAAGAACCCGAATGCGGTGGCGAGCTGCGGTTGCGGCACCAGCTTCTCGATCTGA
- a CDS encoding deoxyguanosinetriphosphate triphosphohydrolase — MTIDTRALGFGSSERAVYAADPWTTRGRLYPEDGSPTRSDFQRDRDRIVHTTAFRRLKHKTQVFIAQDGDHYRTRLTHTIEVAQIARALARALKLDEDLAEGVALVHDFGHTPFGHTGEDALHEVLLPYGGFDHNAQSLRIVTKLERRYAEFDGINLTWESLEGLVKHNGPLLTPDGVGTRGPVPQPILDYCELHDLELATYASLEAQVAAIADDIAYNTHDIDDGLRSGYLTFDMLEEIPFLAGLMAEVRARYPHLEPSRFTHEIMRRQITRMVEDVIGVAQQRLSLLRPGSATDIRGADRVVATFSEGMAETDRQIKAMLFKRIYRNPDIMRIRAGAAQIVTDLFAAYMANPKEMQSHYWVDHIAGLSDAPKARHVGDYLAGMTDTYAISAHRRLFDHTPDLR, encoded by the coding sequence ATGACGATCGATACGCGTGCTTTAGGTTTCGGCAGCAGTGAAAGAGCGGTCTATGCGGCCGACCCCTGGACGACGCGCGGACGGCTTTATCCGGAGGACGGAAGCCCGACGCGCTCCGATTTCCAGCGCGACCGCGACCGCATCGTCCACACCACCGCCTTTCGCCGGCTGAAGCATAAGACCCAGGTCTTCATCGCCCAGGACGGCGATCACTACCGCACCCGGCTGACGCACACGATCGAGGTGGCGCAGATTGCCCGCGCGCTCGCCCGCGCCCTGAAGCTCGACGAGGATCTGGCCGAGGGCGTGGCGCTGGTCCACGATTTCGGCCACACGCCGTTCGGCCATACCGGCGAGGACGCGCTGCACGAGGTGCTACTGCCCTATGGCGGCTTCGACCACAATGCACAATCGCTGCGCATCGTGACCAAGCTGGAGCGGCGTTATGCCGAATTCGACGGCATCAACCTGACCTGGGAAAGCCTCGAAGGTCTCGTCAAGCATAATGGGCCGCTGCTGACACCCGATGGCGTGGGTACACGCGGCCCGGTTCCGCAGCCGATCCTCGATTATTGCGAACTGCACGATCTTGAGCTTGCGACCTATGCCAGCCTGGAGGCCCAGGTCGCCGCAATCGCCGACGACATCGCCTATAACACCCACGATATCGACGACGGCCTGCGCTCCGGCTACCTGACTTTCGATATGCTCGAGGAAATCCCGTTCCTTGCCGGGCTGATGGCCGAGGTGAGGGCACGATACCCGCATCTGGAGCCGAGCCGTTTCACCCATGAAATCATGCGCCGGCAGATCACCCGCATGGTCGAAGACGTGATCGGCGTGGCGCAGCAGCGCCTTTCCCTGCTGCGCCCCGGGAGCGCAACCGACATCCGCGGCGCCGACCGGGTTGTTGCCACCTTCTCCGAGGGGATGGCCGAAACCGACCGGCAGATCAAGGCGATGCTCTTCAAGCGCATCTATCGCAATCCCGATATCATGCGCATCCGCGCCGGTGCGGCCCAGATCGTCACCGATCTCTTTGCCGCCTACATGGCCAATCCCAAGGAGATGCAGAGCCATTACTGGGTCGATCATATTGCCGGCCTCTCCGATGCGCCGAAGGCCCGCCACGTCGGCGATTATCTCGCCGGTATGACCGACACCTACGCGATCAGCGCCCACAGGCGATTGTTTGACCACACTCCGGATTTGCGATAG
- the argS gene encoding arginine--tRNA ligase — protein sequence MNLFTDFEARIKTALEQIDLVREKRSELDFGRIAVEPPRDASHGDVATNAAMVLAKPLGTNPRALADVIIAKLKEDADVADVSVAGPGFINIRLAVGYWQRLLAAMIGASTDYGRSTLGAGRKVNVEYVSANPTGPMHVGHCRGAVVGDALANLLAFAGYGVEKEYYINDAGSQIDVLARSVFLRYREALGEKIGEIPSGLYPGDYLVPVGQSLAADYGVRLHNMPEDQWMPIVKDRTIDAMLVMIREDLAALNVHHDVFFSERTLHANGAAAIRTAINDLTFKGYVYKGTLPPPKGQLAEDWEDREQTLFRSTEVGDDMDRPLIKSDGSYTYFAADVAYFKNKFDRGFDEMIYVLGADHGGYVKRLEAVARGVSDGKAKLTVLLCQLVKLYRNGEPVKMSKRSGDFVTLRDVVEEVGRDSVRFMMLYRKNSEPLDFDFAKVTEQSKDNPVFYVQYAHARCMSVFRQAREAFPDLEVSPEQLAKTVAGIGDPAELQLVAKLAEFPRIIEAAAQSQEPHRVAFYLYDLASSFHAHWNKGKDQPELRFVNDKNRESSIARLGLVYAVASVLKSGLAITGTAAPDEMR from the coding sequence ATGAACCTTTTTACCGACTTCGAAGCCAGGATCAAAACCGCCCTTGAACAGATCGATCTGGTCAGGGAAAAGCGATCCGAGCTCGATTTCGGCCGCATCGCCGTCGAGCCGCCGCGTGACGCGAGCCACGGAGATGTCGCCACCAATGCCGCAATGGTGCTGGCAAAACCGCTCGGAACCAACCCGCGCGCGCTGGCCGACGTCATCATCGCCAAGCTGAAGGAGGATGCCGACGTCGCCGATGTTTCGGTCGCGGGTCCCGGTTTCATCAACATTCGGCTCGCCGTCGGTTACTGGCAGCGGCTGCTCGCCGCTATGATCGGCGCCAGCACCGATTACGGCCGCTCGACGCTCGGCGCGGGCAGGAAGGTCAACGTCGAATATGTCTCGGCCAATCCGACCGGCCCGATGCATGTCGGCCATTGCCGCGGCGCCGTCGTCGGCGATGCGCTGGCCAACCTGCTCGCCTTTGCCGGCTACGGCGTCGAGAAGGAATATTACATCAACGATGCCGGCTCGCAGATCGACGTGCTCGCCCGTTCCGTCTTCCTGCGCTATCGCGAAGCGCTCGGCGAAAAGATCGGCGAAATCCCCTCGGGTCTTTATCCGGGTGACTATCTGGTGCCCGTCGGCCAGTCGCTTGCCGCCGATTATGGCGTGCGGTTGCACAACATGCCGGAAGACCAATGGATGCCGATCGTCAAGGACCGCACAATCGATGCGATGCTGGTGATGATCCGCGAAGATCTGGCGGCGCTGAACGTCCATCACGACGTCTTCTTCTCCGAGCGTACGCTGCATGCCAATGGCGCGGCCGCGATCCGCACGGCAATCAACGACCTGACCTTCAAGGGCTATGTCTACAAGGGCACGCTGCCGCCGCCGAAGGGCCAGCTTGCCGAGGACTGGGAGGATCGCGAGCAGACGCTGTTCCGCTCGACCGAAGTGGGCGACGACATGGACCGGCCGCTGATCAAGTCGGACGGCTCCTACACCTATTTCGCCGCCGACGTCGCCTACTTCAAGAACAAGTTCGATCGTGGTTTCGACGAAATGATCTATGTGCTCGGCGCCGACCATGGCGGCTACGTCAAGCGCCTGGAAGCGGTTGCACGCGGCGTGTCGGATGGTAAGGCGAAACTGACGGTGCTGCTCTGCCAGCTCGTCAAGCTCTATCGCAACGGCGAGCCGGTGAAGATGTCGAAACGTTCGGGCGATTTCGTCACGCTTCGGGATGTCGTCGAGGAAGTCGGCCGTGATTCGGTCCGTTTCATGATGCTTTACCGCAAGAATTCCGAACCGCTCGACTTCGATTTCGCCAAAGTGACGGAACAGTCGAAAGATAATCCGGTTTTTTACGTGCAGTATGCGCATGCCCGCTGCATGTCGGTCTTTCGGCAGGCGAGGGAGGCTTTTCCCGACCTCGAAGTTTCACCCGAGCAACTCGCGAAAACCGTTGCAGGCATTGGCGATCCGGCCGAATTGCAGCTCGTCGCCAAGCTTGCTGAATTCCCGCGGATCATCGAAGCGGCGGCCCAGTCGCAGGAGCCCCATCGCGTCGCTTTTTACCTCTACGACCTCGCCAGTTCGTTCCACGCGCACTGGAACAAAGGTAAAGATCAGCCGGAATTACGATTTGTTAATGATAAAAACCGAGAATCAAGTATTGCCAGACTTGGGCTGGTGTACGCCGTCGCGTCGGTTTTGAAGTCGGGACTTGCCATTACAGGCACTGCCGCACCGGACGAAATGCGATAA
- a CDS encoding SPOR domain-containing protein, whose amino-acid sequence MAEKQLAYDARGKGDLFADDDPLAELARIVGFEPRVAANTTTEARREPALDLEDELGREFDRYDSPRPLAELDRPAEPISDDVAPDDYIEPALDVSPAAERAEVAEPASVTSVEAEEAVEPAASNWDAVDDDRAVRSQQLAVEPAGASVQSAFGGARDLIEELELSIGTAPVSSLPQPAKAPQWSAASIRLPLANFHAAKREETVVPPVSAAEAIAAAPVAEAPYVDLPAAEPQLVIEPTAPVVEQLAPVVAVEPSEEFESASPSLGFPAELDRHDEVIASEEPAEAEDFVEIEDELEDFGSDAGFDLIAAAVEGEIQADAALTEVVPEVPHTAGTFDLDDLLADVSRYPVPQRPNPPPVSPQDTSIEAVPFAAAPVAAAFAQPQVTAPAPVAAATVRPATIEPVPANAAGAARPVAPQLAEVIAPQPAATAHSQAPQPVTEADDPFAGHDFELDLAGIELELADLDFSEQIEAAPQPITPAPQQVAAVAPRPAPVFAPEPLTPAFQPSAASARPAPAVVPEPQAPAPAPVFNWAAPAADSTEDLPFDPAMISDPEERPETVEDMHVPALPPVEQPAPVAKTQDLDFDLDAEIASFFEPAKPRENPAPARDTAAATAKQVKPTIADGLDDFERALEEDFRRSVREPVERRETSEVRIESASQAADFSRARSMRRLLAGAVALVVFAGVGYGVYSSVWNGEGLGIVATGEPRVIVADKEPVKVVPENPGGKTVPNQDKAVYDRVAGSAEEPKQKALVSSDEAPVDVVQRTLTPESLPEDDENANAGDQVTPTAVGETEDPRLLPNQDGAGNAAASDTDKTPSVSPRKVRTMIVKPDGTLVAREEPEPVDQPTPSAQATQSAQATQSAKATPSAQPTPAALPPLTAQTTPSTPPVAGTAASFPASAEVASADARSAAPAEAAPPLANADAQAANPAPVEPPVRPVKTAAIGDTAPIPTARPVDQPVNVVGTVTEKGNVRPPAQQPKAAQQTTTEVAAAAPVAAKPQPAASAGGYGIQIASLPSEDEANKSYANLSKKFAGVLGGRAHEIRRADIAGKGTFYRVRIPAGSKDEAAALCEQYRAAGGSCLISK is encoded by the coding sequence ATGGCTGAGAAACAACTTGCGTATGATGCGCGCGGAAAAGGCGATCTGTTTGCCGACGACGATCCGTTGGCTGAACTTGCCCGGATCGTCGGCTTCGAGCCGCGTGTTGCAGCAAATACGACGACCGAAGCGCGGCGCGAGCCTGCCCTCGATCTCGAGGATGAGCTTGGCCGCGAGTTCGATCGTTACGATTCGCCACGTCCGCTCGCAGAGCTTGACCGGCCCGCCGAGCCGATCTCTGATGACGTCGCTCCTGACGATTACATCGAGCCCGCGCTCGATGTTTCTCCCGCTGCCGAGAGAGCGGAGGTTGCCGAGCCGGCTTCCGTCACCTCCGTTGAAGCTGAGGAAGCAGTTGAGCCCGCCGCAAGCAACTGGGACGCGGTCGACGACGACCGGGCGGTCCGGTCGCAGCAGCTTGCCGTCGAGCCTGCCGGGGCATCGGTGCAATCGGCCTTCGGCGGTGCACGTGACCTGATCGAGGAGCTTGAGCTGTCGATCGGCACTGCTCCGGTCTCTTCGCTGCCGCAGCCCGCCAAGGCGCCGCAATGGTCGGCCGCCAGCATCAGGCTGCCGCTTGCCAATTTCCACGCCGCAAAACGCGAGGAAACGGTTGTTCCGCCGGTGTCTGCGGCCGAAGCTATCGCAGCAGCGCCGGTGGCTGAAGCGCCGTACGTCGATCTTCCCGCTGCAGAGCCGCAGCTAGTGATCGAGCCGACCGCCCCCGTCGTCGAGCAGTTGGCCCCCGTCGTCGCTGTCGAGCCGTCTGAGGAATTCGAATCCGCGTCTCCATCGCTTGGCTTCCCCGCCGAACTCGATCGCCATGACGAGGTGATCGCGTCGGAAGAGCCTGCCGAGGCCGAAGACTTCGTCGAAATCGAAGACGAGTTGGAAGATTTCGGGTCAGACGCCGGTTTTGATCTCATCGCCGCCGCTGTCGAAGGCGAGATCCAGGCCGATGCTGCGCTGACCGAGGTCGTGCCCGAGGTTCCGCACACCGCCGGCACTTTCGATCTTGACGACCTGCTCGCCGACGTCTCGCGTTATCCGGTGCCGCAACGCCCCAATCCGCCGCCTGTTTCGCCTCAGGACACATCGATCGAGGCAGTCCCCTTCGCTGCCGCTCCCGTTGCCGCCGCATTTGCCCAGCCGCAAGTGACCGCGCCCGCACCGGTCGCTGCTGCAACCGTCCGGCCGGCTACGATCGAGCCGGTTCCCGCCAATGCAGCTGGAGCCGCAAGGCCGGTCGCGCCGCAGCTTGCCGAGGTCATTGCGCCCCAGCCTGCCGCAACGGCACATTCGCAGGCGCCACAGCCTGTAACTGAAGCCGACGACCCCTTCGCCGGCCACGATTTCGAGCTGGATCTTGCCGGCATCGAACTTGAACTCGCCGATCTCGATTTCTCCGAGCAGATCGAAGCTGCGCCCCAGCCGATAACCCCTGCGCCGCAGCAGGTCGCCGCCGTCGCTCCGCGGCCCGCTCCCGTTTTTGCGCCTGAGCCGCTAACTCCGGCTTTTCAGCCGTCCGCCGCCTCTGCACGGCCGGCTCCGGCCGTCGTTCCTGAGCCGCAGGCGCCGGCTCCTGCTCCGGTTTTTAACTGGGCGGCGCCTGCCGCCGACTCCACCGAAGATCTGCCATTCGATCCGGCGATGATCTCCGATCCGGAGGAGCGTCCTGAGACGGTCGAGGACATGCACGTGCCGGCGCTGCCGCCGGTCGAGCAGCCCGCGCCGGTCGCGAAAACGCAGGATTTGGATTTCGATCTCGACGCGGAGATCGCGAGCTTCTTCGAGCCGGCCAAGCCGCGGGAGAACCCGGCGCCGGCCAGGGATACGGCCGCCGCCACGGCAAAGCAGGTCAAGCCCACCATCGCCGATGGCCTTGACGATTTCGAGCGGGCGCTGGAGGAGGATTTCCGCCGCAGCGTGCGCGAGCCGGTCGAGCGCCGCGAGACCTCCGAGGTCCGGATTGAATCGGCAAGCCAGGCGGCTGATTTCAGCCGTGCCCGGTCGATGCGCCGGCTGCTTGCCGGAGCCGTCGCGCTCGTCGTCTTCGCCGGTGTCGGTTATGGTGTCTATTCCTCCGTCTGGAACGGCGAGGGGCTCGGCATTGTCGCAACCGGCGAGCCGCGCGTGATCGTTGCCGACAAGGAGCCGGTCAAGGTCGTTCCGGAAAATCCCGGCGGCAAGACCGTGCCGAACCAGGACAAGGCCGTCTACGACCGCGTTGCCGGTTCTGCTGAGGAGCCGAAGCAGAAGGCGCTCGTGTCTTCCGACGAGGCGCCCGTCGATGTCGTCCAGCGCACGCTGACACCGGAATCCTTGCCTGAGGACGACGAGAACGCCAACGCCGGCGATCAGGTCACGCCGACCGCGGTCGGTGAGACGGAGGATCCGCGTCTGCTGCCGAACCAGGACGGCGCCGGCAACGCCGCGGCAAGCGATACCGACAAGACGCCGTCCGTTTCGCCGCGCAAGGTCCGCACGATGATCGTCAAGCCTGACGGCACCCTGGTCGCCCGTGAGGAGCCGGAGCCCGTCGACCAGCCGACTCCGTCTGCCCAGGCGACGCAGTCTGCCCAGGCGACACAGTCTGCCAAGGCGACCCCGTCTGCCCAGCCGACGCCCGCGGCTCTACCGCCGCTGACGGCCCAGACGACCCCATCGACCCCGCCGGTCGCTGGAACGGCCGCAAGCTTCCCGGCGAGCGCCGAGGTTGCTTCCGCCGATGCGCGTTCCGCAGCGCCCGCCGAAGCCGCGCCGCCGCTTGCCAATGCCGACGCGCAGGCCGCAAATCCCGCCCCGGTCGAGCCGCCGGTGCGTCCGGTCAAGACCGCGGCGATTGGTGATACGGCGCCGATCCCGACCGCCCGCCCGGTCGATCAGCCCGTCAACGTCGTCGGCACCGTGACCGAGAAGGGCAATGTCCGCCCGCCGGCACAGCAGCCCAAGGCCGCACAGCAGACGACGACTGAGGTCGCGGCCGCGGCACCGGTTGCCGCAAAGCCGCAGCCGGCCGCGTCGGCCGGCGGCTACGGCATCCAGATCGCCTCGCTGCCGTCGGAAGACGAGGCGAACAAATCCTATGCCAATCTGTCGAAGAAATTCGCCGGCGTGCTGGGTGGCCGCGCTCACGAGATTCGCAGGGCCGATATCGCCGGCAAGGGCACCTTCTACCGCGTCCGTATTCCGGCCGGCTCCAAGGACGAGGCCGCGGCGCTCTGCGAACAGTATCGTGCGGCGGGCGGAAGCTGCCTGATCTCCAAATAG